A stretch of Chitinophagales bacterium DNA encodes these proteins:
- the glgP gene encoding alpha-glucan family phosphorylase has product MDFFDTKFKHPYNYNNEYQKRIAYFSMEFAVDQSLKTYSGGLGFLAGSHMKSAYELKQNIVGVGILWKYGYYDQIRKQDQSMDVLFLEKNYSFLEETGIKFSIEINGQPVTVSAKYLAPRFFQTVPLFFLTTDLPENDYLAQSICHRLYDSDTAAKIAQFILLGIGGAKLLDHLGYHAEVIHLNEAHGFSSAFYLYQKFESLAEVRKRLVFTTHTPEEAGNEKHDIYLLHKLGYFCGLPLEEIRELTKTSGDVFNHTLSALRVARIANGVSQLHGKVACEMWNSYDEICPIIAITNSQNGRYWTDHELYDFLAHRRFKNLVHRKKYLKMKLFETVADQTGKIFDPDILTIVWARRFAGYKRPDLITEHAAAFDHLMTRADFPVQIIWAGKPYPSDYGAISTFNNLVHLSKKYKNMAVLVGHELKLSRKLKAGADIWLNNPRVPREASGTSGMTAAMNGAINLSTNDGWIPEFATPHNSFVIPMADLNAPVSMQDVHDLQHLYDILENRILPMYYKKPGAWIRMMKQSMKDIFPVFESNRMADEYYKLLYN; this is encoded by the coding sequence ATGGATTTTTTTGATACGAAGTTTAAACATCCCTACAATTATAACAATGAATATCAAAAGCGCATTGCTTATTTCAGCATGGAGTTCGCGGTTGATCAATCTCTGAAAACGTATTCGGGTGGTTTGGGTTTTCTTGCAGGATCCCATATGAAAAGCGCATATGAGTTAAAGCAGAATATTGTAGGTGTTGGCATTTTGTGGAAGTATGGATATTATGACCAGATCCGTAAGCAGGATCAATCCATGGATGTTTTATTTCTCGAAAAAAACTATTCATTTTTAGAAGAAACAGGCATAAAGTTTTCCATCGAAATAAATGGGCAACCGGTTACCGTATCGGCAAAATATCTGGCTCCTCGTTTTTTTCAAACCGTTCCGCTTTTTTTTCTCACAACCGATCTTCCGGAAAATGATTATCTGGCACAATCTATTTGTCACCGGCTTTATGATTCCGATACAGCAGCAAAAATTGCTCAGTTTATCTTGTTAGGCATAGGCGGAGCAAAATTACTGGACCATTTAGGATATCATGCTGAAGTGATCCATTTGAATGAAGCACACGGATTTTCATCGGCGTTTTATCTGTATCAAAAATTTGAAAGCCTGGCTGAAGTGAGAAAAAGGCTGGTTTTTACTACTCATACCCCTGAAGAAGCGGGCAATGAAAAGCACGACATCTACCTGCTGCATAAGCTTGGATATTTTTGTGGCCTTCCGCTTGAAGAAATCCGGGAACTGACAAAGACATCAGGTGATGTTTTTAACCATACACTGAGTGCTTTACGGGTTGCGCGGATTGCAAACGGAGTTTCTCAATTGCACGGTAAAGTTGCCTGTGAAATGTGGAATAGCTATGATGAAATCTGTCCTATAATAGCAATAACCAATTCTCAAAACGGCAGATACTGGACAGACCATGAGCTCTATGATTTTTTAGCACACCGGCGATTTAAAAACCTGGTGCATAGAAAAAAATATTTGAAGATGAAACTGTTCGAAACAGTTGCAGATCAAACCGGAAAAATATTTGATCCGGATATTCTGACAATAGTCTGGGCTCGGAGATTTGCAGGTTACAAGCGCCCGGATTTAATAACCGAACATGCAGCAGCATTTGATCACCTGATGACAAGGGCGGATTTCCCCGTACAGATTATCTGGGCAGGGAAGCCATACCCTTCGGACTACGGTGCTATTTCAACATTTAACAACCTGGTACATCTGTCAAAGAAATATAAAAATATGGCAGTATTGGTTGGCCATGAGCTAAAGCTTTCAAGGAAGCTAAAAGCGGGTGCTGATATCTGGTTGAACAATCCGCGTGTGCCCCGGGAAGCTTCCGGTACATCAGGAATGACAGCTGCTATGAATGGAGCTATTAACTTATCTACCAATGATGGATGGATCCCTGAATTTGCTACGCCACATAATTCCTTTGTAATCCCCATGGCGGATCTGAATGCTCCTGTTTCTATGCAGGACGTACATGACCTGCAGCATCTTTATGATATCCTCGAAAACCGGATTTTACCTATGTATTATAAAAAACCAGGCGCATGGATCAGAATGATGAAGCAAAGCATGAAAGATATTTTTCCAGTGTTTGAATCGAACAGGATGGCAGATGAGTATTATAAGCTATTATATAATTAA
- a CDS encoding YtxH domain-containing protein — MYLSAVKFNNYADRIFFGRIFSTAFCILNFINLKILTMNNSKIFISVLIGVSAGIVAGLLFAPDKGSETRRKVAETSGKLVTGVKDAAENVKEFAQNSTNAISDAKNKLFKKGEKVADNFAEKSY, encoded by the coding sequence ATGTATTTAAGTGCTGTTAAGTTTAATAATTATGCGGACAGAATATTTTTTGGCAGGATTTTTTCAACCGCATTCTGTATATTAAACTTTATCAATCTTAAAATTTTAACAATGAATAATTCAAAAATTTTTATCTCTGTTTTAATAGGAGTTTCAGCGGGTATTGTGGCAGGACTTTTATTTGCTCCTGATAAGGGATCCGAAACCAGGAGAAAAGTTGCAGAGACATCTGGCAAACTTGTGACTGGTGTAAAAGATGCTGCGGAAAATGTAAAGGAATTTGCGCAAAATAGTACAAACGCTATTTCCGATGCCAAGAACAAACTATTCAAAAAGGGTGAGAAGGTTGCAGATAACTTTGCAGAAAAAAGTTATTAA
- a CDS encoding AI-2E family transporter, which produces MDEQLKFPFYAKASLIIMGTCAFIAILYIGQDIIVPLIYATIFAILLNPVVNFFTARGLNRIIAIILTLLLAILFTFGLFYFISSQVSRFTEDLPQLKEKFNTMVDQGVKFISVTLNISTKQVTQWIATTKSSAINNTGAVVGQTLTTVSGALIIAVLLPVYVFMILLYKSLFLEFIRKLFDRSLHKTVVEVLTETKGLIHNYLVGLLIEAGIVATLNSIALMILGIKYAILLGIIGALLNIIPYIGGIIAVSLPMTMALITKPPSYALLVLGSYMIIQLIDNNFLVPKIVASKVKINAIVSIVVVFIGNDLWGIPGMFLSIPLTAIIKVIFDHIEPLKPWGFLLGDHMPSPTRQIFKFPSRKSKAINPAETQETKN; this is translated from the coding sequence ATGGATGAACAATTAAAATTCCCTTTTTATGCCAAAGCTTCCCTGATAATTATGGGGACATGCGCATTTATTGCTATACTTTATATAGGTCAGGATATTATAGTGCCTTTGATATATGCAACCATTTTCGCCATACTATTAAATCCGGTAGTCAACTTTTTTACCGCAAGGGGCTTAAACCGCATAATAGCTATTATCCTTACGCTGTTACTTGCTATTTTATTTACATTCGGGCTCTTCTATTTTATCTCGTCGCAGGTAAGCAGGTTCACTGAAGATTTACCGCAGCTGAAAGAGAAATTTAATACTATGGTCGACCAGGGTGTTAAGTTCATTTCTGTAACACTCAATATCAGCACTAAACAGGTTACCCAATGGATAGCCACCACCAAGAGCAGTGCCATAAATAATACCGGTGCTGTTGTAGGACAGACGCTCACTACCGTGAGCGGTGCCCTGATTATAGCAGTGCTTTTGCCGGTATACGTTTTTATGATCTTATTGTATAAATCATTATTTCTTGAATTTATCCGAAAGCTCTTTGACCGCAGTCTTCATAAAACGGTAGTTGAAGTGCTTACGGAAACAAAGGGACTTATTCACAATTATCTGGTGGGCTTGCTGATAGAGGCCGGCATTGTAGCCACATTAAATTCCATAGCACTTATGATTCTTGGAATTAAGTATGCCATCCTTTTAGGAATTATTGGTGCCTTGCTTAACATTATCCCTTATATAGGTGGCATTATAGCTGTGAGTTTACCTATGACCATGGCTTTAATTACAAAGCCACCGTCTTACGCTTTATTAGTGCTGGGCTCCTACATGATTATTCAACTAATTGATAACAATTTTCTGGTTCCTAAAATAGTAGCATCCAAGGTAAAAATTAATGCTATTGTTTCAATTGTTGTAGTATTTATAGGAAATGATTTGTGGGGAATACCTGGAATGTTTCTATCTATTCCTTTAACCGCAATCATAAAAGTTATTTTTGATCATATAGAACCTTTAAAACCCTGGGGCTTTCTTTTGGGTGACCATATGCCCTCTCCTACAAGACAAATATTTAAATTTCCTTCCCGTAAATCAAAGGCAATTAACCCTGCTGAAACTCAGGAAACAAAAAATTAA
- a CDS encoding methylmalonyl-CoA mutase family protein produces the protein MTKIEAYKPKNKIRIVTAASLFDGHDAAINIMRRIIQASGAEVIHLGHDRSVQEVVDCAIQEDAQAIAMTSYQGGHLEYFKYMFDLLKEKGCSHIKIFGGGGGVILPYEVEELHLYGITRIYSPDDGRSMGLQGMINDMLQQCDFPAGSNLNGEIKELKTKNQHAIAALISGAENFPEQSQPLLDEVRWLSQQVKIPVLGITGTGGSGKSSLVDELVRRFLLDFKNHTIAIISVDPTKRKTGGALLGDRIRMNSIKDDRVYMRSLATRQSNLALSKYVKEAVDIVKAARYDLILLETSGIGQSDTEIIEHSDVSMYVMTPEYGAASQLEKIDMLDFADIIALNKYDKRGAMDALRDVKKQYRRNHQLFDVEDENIPVFGTIASQFNDPGMNRLYKAVMDKISNKTGIDLKPHLNVTGEMSEKIYIIPPARIRYLSEISENNRKYEEWVTRQSAVATKLFSLRNAILLFSETDVLSEEDNANERFSSLPAFPGQRKNFIPEGSAESNDRTAGTALPGLDTKGLHEHQIAHELIVKYFELKKDLDPYLFDQVKTWKKRISRYHEDLFIYKVRGRDVKVKTYTESLSHLKIPRVATPGFESWGKIVQWTCKENFPGEFPYTAGIYPFKREGEDPTRMFAGEGGPERTNKRFHYVSLNLPAKRLSTAFDSVTLYGQNPDHRPDIYGKIGNSGVSICCLDDAKKLYSGFNLCDPKTSVSMTINGPAATITGFFMNAAIDQQCELYIREQGLTESVSEKIKEIYKKKDVLQPAYQGRLPEGNDGLGLMLLGITGSEVLDYGIYNKIKENALQQVRGTVQADILKEDQAQNTCIFSTEFSLRLMGDVQEYFIKNKVRNFYSVSISGYHIAEAGANPITQLAFTLANGFTYVEYYLSRGMKINEFAPNLSFFFSNGIDPEYAVIGRVARKIWAKAMKLKYGANERSQMLKYHIQTSGRSLHAQEIDFNDIRTTLQALYAIYDNCNSLHTNAYDEAITTPTEGSVRRAMAIQLIINRELGLAKNENPLQGSFIIEELTDLVEEAVLAEFDRLTERGGVLGAMETMYQRGKIQEESLYYETLKHNGEYPIIGVNTFLNSKGSPTIIPSEIIRATKEEKEYQIAMLQELHKMHSDKAPQLIAELQTTAVLNNNMFESLMEITKYCSLGQITNSLFEVGGQYRRNM, from the coding sequence ATGACAAAGATCGAAGCGTACAAACCAAAAAATAAGATCCGCATTGTTACAGCTGCCTCTTTATTCGACGGGCATGATGCAGCAATAAATATCATGCGCCGCATTATACAGGCAAGCGGTGCAGAGGTTATCCATTTAGGCCACGACCGAAGTGTTCAGGAAGTAGTGGATTGTGCAATTCAGGAAGATGCCCAGGCGATTGCCATGACTTCTTACCAGGGTGGACACCTTGAATACTTTAAATATATGTTCGACCTGCTGAAAGAAAAAGGCTGTTCACATATCAAGATTTTCGGTGGCGGAGGTGGTGTTATTCTTCCTTACGAAGTTGAAGAGCTGCACCTTTATGGCATTACAAGAATCTATTCTCCGGATGATGGCAGATCGATGGGTCTGCAAGGCATGATAAACGACATGTTGCAGCAATGTGATTTTCCTGCAGGGTCGAACCTTAATGGAGAAATTAAAGAGCTCAAAACAAAAAATCAACATGCCATAGCAGCTCTGATCTCCGGAGCGGAAAATTTTCCTGAACAGTCTCAACCTTTATTGGATGAAGTGCGATGGCTTTCGCAACAGGTAAAAATTCCCGTGCTTGGAATTACCGGAACCGGGGGCTCCGGAAAATCGTCATTAGTAGATGAGCTTGTCAGAAGGTTTCTGCTTGATTTCAAGAATCACACAATTGCAATCATTTCTGTCGATCCTACGAAAAGAAAAACCGGTGGCGCACTACTTGGTGACCGTATCAGAATGAATTCCATTAAAGATGATCGTGTATATATGCGGTCCCTCGCAACACGACAATCGAATCTGGCGCTAAGCAAATATGTAAAAGAAGCAGTGGACATTGTAAAAGCAGCACGTTACGATCTCATCCTATTAGAAACCTCCGGCATTGGACAGAGTGATACAGAAATTATTGAGCATAGTGATGTGAGCATGTATGTAATGACTCCCGAGTACGGTGCAGCTTCACAGCTTGAAAAAATTGATATGCTTGATTTTGCTGACATCATAGCACTGAATAAATACGATAAGCGCGGAGCAATGGATGCATTGCGTGATGTAAAAAAGCAATACAGGCGCAACCACCAGCTTTTTGATGTGGAAGATGAAAATATCCCGGTATTCGGAACCATTGCCTCTCAGTTTAACGATCCGGGCATGAACCGGCTTTATAAAGCGGTGATGGATAAAATCAGCAACAAAACAGGAATTGATTTAAAGCCGCACCTCAATGTCACCGGGGAGATGAGTGAAAAGATTTATATCATTCCTCCCGCCCGTATTCGTTATCTAAGCGAAATCTCTGAAAATAACCGGAAGTACGAAGAGTGGGTAACCAGGCAAAGTGCTGTGGCCACCAAACTTTTTTCATTACGCAATGCCATTCTGTTGTTTAGTGAAACAGATGTTTTGAGCGAAGAGGACAATGCGAATGAGAGATTTTCGTCTCTGCCGGCCTTCCCTGGACAACGAAAAAATTTTATTCCTGAAGGCTCTGCTGAAAGTAATGATAGAACAGCAGGTACTGCGCTGCCCGGCCTTGACACAAAGGGTCTCCATGAACACCAGATAGCCCATGAACTGATCGTAAAATATTTTGAATTAAAAAAAGATCTTGACCCATATCTGTTTGACCAGGTAAAAACCTGGAAGAAAAGAATCAGCCGGTACCACGAAGATTTGTTCATCTATAAAGTTCGGGGTAGAGACGTGAAAGTAAAGACTTACACTGAATCACTTTCTCATTTGAAAATTCCCCGGGTTGCTACGCCGGGCTTTGAATCCTGGGGTAAAATTGTTCAGTGGACTTGCAAAGAAAATTTCCCGGGAGAATTTCCATACACCGCAGGCATTTATCCTTTTAAGCGCGAAGGTGAAGATCCGACCCGTATGTTTGCCGGCGAGGGCGGACCAGAGCGTACAAATAAACGCTTTCATTATGTATCGCTTAACCTTCCTGCAAAAAGACTTAGCACCGCATTTGATTCAGTAACACTATATGGCCAGAATCCGGATCATCGGCCGGATATCTATGGCAAAATTGGAAATAGTGGTGTTTCTATTTGTTGTTTGGATGATGCAAAAAAATTATATAGCGGTTTTAATCTGTGCGATCCAAAAACTTCGGTGAGCATGACCATAAATGGTCCGGCTGCAACCATCACGGGTTTCTTTATGAATGCTGCCATAGATCAGCAATGTGAATTGTATATCAGGGAACAGGGTCTTACAGAAAGCGTTTCTGAAAAGATTAAGGAGATATATAAGAAAAAGGATGTGCTGCAGCCAGCTTATCAGGGCCGGTTACCCGAGGGTAATGATGGATTGGGCTTGATGCTGCTTGGAATTACAGGTAGTGAAGTACTTGATTACGGGATCTATAATAAGATTAAAGAAAACGCGCTGCAACAGGTTCGCGGAACGGTGCAGGCAGATATTCTGAAAGAAGACCAGGCGCAGAATACCTGCATCTTTTCCACTGAATTCTCCTTGCGGCTCATGGGCGATGTTCAGGAATACTTTATAAAAAACAAAGTTCGAAACTTCTACAGCGTATCAATTTCAGGGTATCACATTGCGGAAGCAGGAGCAAATCCTATAACACAGCTCGCCTTTACGCTTGCGAACGGATTTACCTATGTTGAATATTACCTGAGCAGAGGAATGAAGATCAATGAGTTTGCCCCCAACCTTTCCTTCTTTTTTTCAAATGGTATTGATCCTGAATATGCTGTTATAGGGAGAGTAGCGAGAAAAATCTGGGCAAAGGCGATGAAGTTAAAGTACGGTGCCAATGAACGTTCGCAAATGCTGAAGTATCACATTCAAACTTCCGGCCGCTCGCTTCATGCACAAGAAATAGATTTTAACGACATCAGAACCACATTACAGGCTCTGTATGCAATCTACGATAACTGCAATTCACTGCATACCAATGCCTATGATGAAGCTATTACCACACCAACAGAAGGAAGTGTGCGCCGGGCAATGGCCATTCAGCTCATCATCAACAGGGAGCTGGGATTGGCAAAAAATGAAAATCCTTTGCAGGGTTCTTTTATAATTGAAGAGTTGACTGACCTTGTGGAAGAAGCGGTGCTTGCAGAGTTTGATCGCCTTACAGAACGAGGCGGTGTTTTAGGTGCAATGGAAACCATGTATCAGCGCGGAAAGATTCAGGAAGAGAGTTTGTATTATGAAACATTAAAGCACAATGGTGAATACCCGATTATCGGCGTGAATACTTTCTTAAATTCGAAAGGCTCTCCAACCATTATCCCCTCTGAGATAATTCGTGCTACAAAAGAAGAAAAGGAATATCAGATAGCTATGCTGCAGGAATTGCATAAAATGCATTCAGATAAAGCTCCGCAACTCATCGCTGAGCTGCAAACTACAGCAGTGCTGAATAATAATATGTTTGAATCACTGATGGAGATAACCAAATATTGCTCGTTGGGTCAAATTACAAATTCCCTTTTTGAAGTGGGTGGTCAATACAGAAGAAATATGTAA
- a CDS encoding S9 family peptidase, whose amino-acid sequence MKNNFCLLCIFITSCLHAQTKLPITIADMDSIRDITDPQISPDGKWVAYTVSSTNLKTDEATSDIWMSGWDGNTAIQITQTKEESEASPRWSPDNKYLSFLSSRTDSNEADQLWLLNRGGGEAKKITSFFGGIEEYTWSPDGKKIAIIANVVDTAKYIPGTETPIPIVIDRFYFKEDFSGYLGKERKHLYVLDVATNDTIRIVDGNYEEQLPSWSPDGKSIAFVSKRAREDWDRDNNFDIYVAEAKPHATPRQITTNQGPDNDPSYEFPPVWSPDGKFIAYTAGGPLKLIYYATQRLAVVPVEGGIPKILTADYDRNIWNPQWSADGKEIYFIAEDDQNLDLDKVAITGGTIQRILPGRYTIYNYSLNGKKVAAQYTTPSLPGEILIQDEKGIRKLSHQNDNWLSSHQFATTKEFKSTSKDGTGISGFMVLPLDYKEGKKYPTILQIHGGPTSQNQNEWALDWQLYASWGYAVVSMNPRGSTTKGEKFATAIFADWGNKDIQDDLSGVDEMVKLGIADPDNLAVEGWSYGGISTNYAIVQDHRFKCAVSGAGISNILSGFGTDMYIREYIEELGTPWGNTENYLKLSDPFLHADRITTPTLFMGDSKDFNVPLLNQEQMYQALKTLGIETQLIIYPDQYHGIQVPSYLRDRLQRRKDWFDKHLMKNQIKN is encoded by the coding sequence ATGAAAAATAATTTCTGCCTCCTCTGTATTTTCATTACTTCTTGTCTTCATGCCCAAACAAAGCTTCCTATTACTATAGCCGACATGGACAGCATTCGCGACATAACTGATCCCCAAATTTCTCCTGACGGTAAATGGGTTGCTTATACAGTCAGCTCCACCAATCTTAAAACAGATGAGGCAACATCTGATATCTGGATGTCAGGCTGGGATGGAAACACTGCAATTCAGATAACTCAAACTAAAGAAGAAAGTGAAGCTTCACCGCGATGGAGCCCCGATAATAAATACCTGTCTTTTCTTTCGTCAAGGACTGACAGTAATGAAGCGGATCAGCTCTGGCTGCTGAATCGTGGCGGTGGAGAGGCAAAAAAAATTACTAGCTTTTTTGGAGGCATTGAGGAATATACCTGGTCTCCCGATGGAAAAAAGATTGCAATAATTGCCAATGTCGTTGATACTGCGAAATACATTCCCGGGACTGAAACACCGATACCTATTGTAATTGATCGATTTTATTTTAAAGAAGATTTTTCCGGATATCTTGGCAAGGAGAGGAAGCATTTGTATGTGCTTGATGTGGCTACGAATGACACGATTAGGATTGTTGATGGAAATTATGAAGAACAACTGCCCTCCTGGAGTCCGGATGGAAAATCAATAGCTTTTGTAAGCAAGCGTGCACGTGAAGACTGGGATCGTGATAATAATTTCGACATCTATGTAGCAGAAGCAAAACCACACGCGACTCCAAGACAGATCACCACAAATCAAGGCCCTGATAACGATCCCAGTTATGAATTTCCTCCCGTGTGGAGTCCTGATGGAAAATTTATTGCATACACGGCAGGTGGCCCGCTTAAACTTATATATTATGCAACACAGCGGCTTGCCGTGGTTCCGGTTGAAGGCGGTATTCCTAAAATATTAACTGCGGATTATGATCGTAACATCTGGAACCCGCAGTGGTCAGCAGATGGAAAAGAAATCTATTTTATTGCTGAAGATGATCAGAACCTCGACCTGGATAAGGTAGCAATAACAGGTGGTACCATTCAAAGAATTCTTCCAGGCCGTTATACAATTTATAACTACTCCTTGAACGGAAAAAAAGTTGCAGCGCAATACACGACACCATCGCTTCCCGGAGAGATACTTATTCAGGATGAAAAAGGGATTAGAAAGCTTTCACATCAGAATGACAATTGGCTTTCCAGCCATCAATTTGCAACTACAAAAGAATTTAAATCAACCAGTAAAGATGGAACCGGGATCAGTGGATTTATGGTGCTTCCGCTTGATTATAAAGAAGGAAAAAAATACCCTACCATTCTGCAGATCCATGGAGGTCCTACCAGTCAAAATCAGAATGAGTGGGCCCTTGATTGGCAATTGTATGCATCATGGGGTTATGCTGTAGTTTCCATGAATCCGCGCGGCAGCACTACGAAAGGTGAAAAATTTGCTACTGCCATTTTTGCTGACTGGGGCAATAAAGACATCCAGGATGATCTTTCGGGAGTGGATGAAATGGTAAAGCTTGGTATTGCAGATCCCGACAATCTTGCCGTAGAAGGATGGAGCTATGGTGGTATCAGCACCAACTATGCCATCGTGCAGGATCATCGCTTCAAGTGTGCAGTCAGTGGCGCAGGTATATCTAATATTCTCTCAGGTTTCGGTACCGACATGTATATTCGTGAGTACATTGAAGAACTTGGAACACCGTGGGGGAACACAGAAAACTATCTGAAATTATCTGATCCGTTCCTTCATGCAGACAGAATCACTACACCTACCTTGTTTATGGGTGATAGTAAAGATTTTAATGTTCCGCTCCTTAACCAGGAACAGATGTACCAGGCATTAAAAACTTTAGGCATTGAAACGCAACTCATCATTTATCCTGATCAATATCATGGCATCCAGGTTCCCAGCTATTTACGGGATCGGCTGCAGCGCAGAAAGGATTGGTTTGATAAACATTTAATGAAAAATCAGATTAAAAATTAG
- a CDS encoding RagB/SusD family nutrient uptake outer membrane protein has translation MEKKINISCFILGLLLLNACTKKLDLQPAQNISNESALTSDASVKQVLVGAYDYFSASRLYGGQVLRNAELFAGEGEYTWTGTFEGPLEIFNRQILTVNDDVTAYWEDAYITINICNNILSALSVVTEEDRPRIEGEAKFLRAYIYFDLTRFFGQQYETGLTNDQLAVPLVLQPTVSATDNIGVSRNTVEECYAQVIADLNDAESLLPETNGIYANKYAAAAILSRVYLQKADYTNARDAADRVISSGHFALVSNYADEFATDDNTTEDIFAIQLSAQDGSNALNEFFSTNQYGGRGDIQITTAFYNLYSADDERRSLYYKLAGKYRTAKFNNQFGNISLIRLAEMYLVRSECNERLSTATGAAPVDDYNVVHTRAGLAPAISVTLDDILFERSLELAHEGFKLFEVKRLHQNVGAMPYNDPKLVFPIPEREIEVNPNLVQNPGY, from the coding sequence ATGGAAAAGAAAATAAACATCAGTTGTTTCATTTTAGGGCTTTTACTGCTTAACGCCTGCACTAAAAAGCTTGACCTTCAACCCGCACAGAATATCAGCAATGAATCAGCCTTAACCAGTGATGCAAGCGTAAAGCAGGTGCTGGTAGGTGCTTATGATTATTTTTCGGCATCCAGGTTATATGGAGGTCAGGTTTTGCGCAATGCAGAATTATTCGCAGGGGAAGGCGAATATACCTGGACCGGAACCTTTGAGGGCCCCCTCGAAATTTTTAATCGGCAAATACTCACTGTAAATGACGATGTAACGGCCTACTGGGAAGATGCCTATATCACCATAAACATCTGCAATAATATTCTCTCAGCCTTATCGGTAGTTACAGAAGAAGACAGGCCAAGGATAGAAGGGGAAGCAAAATTTCTCCGCGCATACATATATTTTGACTTAACCCGCTTTTTCGGCCAGCAATATGAAACAGGTCTTACAAATGATCAGTTAGCTGTTCCCTTAGTGCTGCAGCCTACGGTTAGTGCTACAGATAATATAGGTGTATCGAGAAATACAGTTGAAGAATGCTATGCACAGGTTATAGCCGATCTCAATGATGCTGAAAGCTTATTACCGGAAACGAATGGCATTTATGCAAATAAATATGCTGCAGCAGCTATTCTGTCAAGAGTGTATCTGCAGAAAGCAGATTATACAAATGCCCGTGATGCCGCTGACAGAGTTATCTCATCGGGACATTTCGCTTTGGTAAGTAACTATGCTGATGAATTTGCTACAGATGATAATACCACCGAAGATATATTTGCCATTCAGTTATCAGCGCAGGATGGTTCTAATGCTCTGAATGAATTTTTTTCAACAAATCAGTATGGTGGCAGGGGCGATATACAAATTACTACGGCATTTTATAATTTATACAGTGCCGATGATGAACGCAGGTCACTATATTACAAGCTGGCTGGAAAATATCGTACCGCTAAGTTCAATAATCAATTCGGAAATATTTCGCTGATTCGTCTTGCAGAAATGTATCTGGTTAGATCTGAATGTAACGAGCGGCTCAGTACAGCCACGGGTGCGGCCCCGGTTGATGATTATAATGTAGTCCATACACGGGCGGGGTTAGCTCCAGCCATTTCGGTAACGCTTGACGATATTTTATTTGAGCGGAGTTTAGAGCTGGCACATGAGGGATTTAAATTATTCGAAGTAAAGCGGCTCCACCAAAATGTCGGAGCCATGCCTTATAATGATCCGAAACTGGTATTCCCAATTCCGGAAAGGGAAATAGAGGTAAATCCAAACCTGGTGCAAAACCCCGGATATTGA